Proteins found in one Massilia sp. H6 genomic segment:
- a CDS encoding N-acetylmuramic acid 6-phosphate etherase — translation MSMLNTETPAQDHARLDQYPTLDLVSVFIDDQTRAVDAVRAAAPRIAAAVAAALPRMEAGGRLIYAGAGTSGRLGLLDSVELNPTFSWPHGRAVALLAGGAEAMFVAVEGAEDDLEQGAADLESVGVGPDDVVLLLAASGHTPYVLGALRAARAAGALTIGFSNNADAPVADGAEIGITLDTGPEVISGSTRLKAGTSQKIALNTFSSALMVRLNKVYGNLMVDFRATNAKLVRRAVRLTMYATGVGEASAQAVLEECGYHVKTAIVALIKQTTVEQAQALLASAHGSVREAIA, via the coding sequence GACGACCAGACCCGCGCGGTCGATGCGGTGCGCGCCGCGGCGCCGCGCATTGCCGCCGCCGTCGCTGCGGCGCTGCCGCGGATGGAAGCGGGCGGGCGCCTGATCTACGCCGGCGCCGGCACCTCCGGCCGCCTTGGGTTGCTCGACAGCGTGGAGCTGAACCCGACGTTCTCCTGGCCGCATGGGCGTGCGGTGGCGCTGCTGGCAGGCGGTGCCGAAGCGATGTTCGTCGCGGTCGAGGGCGCCGAGGACGACCTGGAGCAGGGCGCGGCAGACCTCGAGAGCGTTGGTGTCGGTCCGGACGACGTGGTGCTGCTGCTGGCCGCGTCGGGCCATACGCCATATGTGCTGGGCGCCCTGCGCGCGGCGCGCGCAGCCGGTGCGCTGACCATTGGCTTTTCCAATAATGCCGACGCCCCGGTGGCGGATGGCGCCGAGATCGGCATCACGCTCGACACCGGGCCGGAAGTCATCTCCGGCTCCACCCGCCTGAAGGCGGGCACCTCGCAGAAGATCGCGTTGAACACCTTTTCCAGCGCGCTGATGGTGCGTTTGAACAAGGTTTACGGCAACCTGATGGTAGACTTCCGGGCGACCAACGCCAAGCTGGTGCGGCGCGCCGTGCGCCTGACCATGTACGCTACCGGCGTTGGCGAAGCGTCCGCGCAGGCGGTGCTGGAAGAATGCGGCTACCACGTCAAGACTGCGATCGTGGCCTTGATCAAACAAACCACCGTCGAGCAGGCGCAGGCGCTGCTGGCGTCGGCGCACGGCAGCGTGCGCGAAGCCATCGCGTAA
- a CDS encoding MFS transporter, with protein MQTSQAKSIPPASPSQPSPWAWIPSLYFAQAIPYVVVMSLSVIMYKDMGISNSDIAFYTSLLYLPWVIKPLWSPVVDMFGTKRGWTVLLQLAVAAALVAVGLSLHLPNFFVASLAVMWLMAFSSATHDISADGFYMLGLRQKQQAAFVGVRSTFYRLATLAGQGPLVVLAGYLATRLGDVHQAWSIVFFVLAGLFLAAFLWHGFILPRPDADHKVARTDNPLRDFFVTFALFFRKRDIWLILGFILTFRLGEAQLLKLVAPFLKDPLVEGGLGLTTAQYGIAYGTIGIAFLTMGGLAGGYLISRLGLKRCLWLMVFAVHLPDLVFVYLSQVQPTSFALVCASLAVEQFGYGFGFTAMMLYMIMVCEGEHKTAHYAICTGLMALGMMVPGMWSGDLQEYLGYKNFFIWACLSTIPAFIMAALVKIDPEFGKK; from the coding sequence ATGCAGACTTCGCAAGCCAAGAGCATCCCGCCCGCCAGCCCGTCGCAGCCAAGTCCCTGGGCCTGGATACCGTCGCTGTACTTCGCCCAGGCCATCCCCTATGTGGTGGTCATGAGCCTGTCGGTGATCATGTACAAGGACATGGGGATATCGAATTCCGACATTGCCTTCTATACCAGCCTGCTCTACCTGCCGTGGGTGATCAAACCCCTGTGGTCGCCCGTGGTCGACATGTTCGGCACCAAGCGCGGCTGGACGGTGCTGCTGCAGCTCGCGGTGGCGGCCGCGCTGGTAGCGGTAGGCCTGTCGCTGCACCTGCCGAACTTCTTTGTCGCCAGCCTGGCCGTGATGTGGTTGATGGCCTTCAGTTCGGCCACCCACGACATTTCGGCCGACGGCTTCTACATGCTCGGCCTGCGCCAGAAGCAGCAGGCCGCGTTCGTCGGGGTGCGTTCCACCTTCTACCGGCTGGCGACACTGGCCGGGCAGGGCCCGCTGGTGGTACTGGCTGGCTACCTGGCCACCCGCCTGGGCGACGTTCACCAGGCCTGGTCGATCGTGTTCTTCGTACTGGCCGGGTTGTTCCTGGCAGCCTTTCTGTGGCATGGCTTTATCTTGCCGCGGCCGGACGCCGACCACAAGGTCGCCCGCACCGACAACCCGCTGCGCGACTTCTTCGTCACGTTCGCCCTGTTCTTCCGCAAGCGCGACATCTGGCTGATCCTTGGCTTCATCCTGACCTTCCGCCTCGGCGAAGCGCAGCTGCTCAAACTCGTGGCGCCGTTCCTGAAAGACCCGCTGGTCGAAGGCGGACTGGGACTGACCACCGCGCAATACGGCATCGCCTACGGGACCATCGGCATTGCCTTCCTGACCATGGGCGGCCTGGCCGGCGGCTACCTGATCTCGCGCCTTGGACTCAAGCGCTGCCTGTGGCTGATGGTGTTCGCCGTGCACCTGCCCGACCTGGTGTTCGTGTACCTGTCGCAGGTGCAGCCGACCAGCTTCGCCCTGGTGTGCGCGTCGCTCGCAGTCGAGCAGTTCGGCTACGGCTTCGGCTTTACCGCGATGATGCTCTACATGATCATGGTCTGCGAGGGTGAGCACAAGACGGCGCATTACGCGATCTGCACTGGCCTGATGGCCCTGGGCATGATGGTGCCAGGCATGTGGAGCGGCGACCTGCAGGAATACCTCGGCTACAAGAACTTCTTCATCTGGGCCTGCCTGTCGACCATTCCGGCCTTTATCATGGCGGCGCTGGTAAAGATCGATCCCGAGTTCGGTAAAAAATAG
- a CDS encoding glycoside hydrolase family 10 protein: MKPDVKKRALTLAGLAGALALSGLMTACTTQPGKPARPDGLPAADLPPPAPREFRAAWVSTVANIDWPSKPGLPAAQQQAEAIAILDRAVALRLNAIVLQVRPSADAIYPSNIEPWTEYLTGAQGKPPQPFYDPLAFWVSQAHARGLELHAWFNPYRARHDNARSPAAPNHITNTIPSAVKRYGKFMWMDPGEAAASKQTMDVILDVVRRYDIDGVHIDDYFYPYPIEAPGVAGNASALDGTGNGKAGPRTELDFPDTPAWERYLLAGGKLDRPSWRRDNVNRLIEAMYQGIHREKSWVRFGISPFGLGRPDRRPPGIVGFSQYDKLYADAELWLQKGWVDYFTPQLYWSIAPAAQSYPVLLDYWIGQNTQGRHMWPGLFTSRVGAPAPTKQFEPEEIVQQIAATRARPLSTGHVHFSMVALSQNRKGISDRLRATTYTGQALVPATPWLLSERPGTPQVAAMQRQDGVKLKLKAGKGTALYAIWARHGGEWRFAVVPATRVEWTVPDDAQLGTANLVYVSAVDRLGNEGAQVQAWRAPN; this comes from the coding sequence TTGAAACCTGATGTGAAAAAACGTGCGCTGACGCTGGCAGGACTTGCCGGCGCACTGGCGCTGAGCGGTTTGATGACCGCCTGCACCACCCAGCCGGGCAAGCCGGCCAGGCCGGACGGCTTGCCCGCGGCCGATCTTCCGCCGCCGGCCCCGCGCGAATTCCGCGCCGCCTGGGTCTCGACCGTTGCCAATATCGATTGGCCGAGCAAGCCGGGCTTGCCCGCGGCGCAGCAACAGGCCGAGGCCATCGCCATTCTCGATCGCGCCGTCGCGCTCAGGCTCAATGCCATCGTGCTGCAGGTGCGCCCGTCGGCCGATGCGATCTACCCGTCCAACATCGAGCCGTGGACCGAATACCTGACCGGCGCCCAGGGCAAGCCGCCGCAGCCGTTCTACGACCCGCTGGCATTCTGGGTCAGCCAGGCCCACGCACGCGGACTCGAACTGCACGCCTGGTTCAATCCCTATCGGGCGCGCCACGACAACGCGCGCTCGCCGGCAGCCCCCAACCACATCACCAACACGATTCCGTCGGCGGTCAAGCGCTATGGCAAGTTCATGTGGATGGACCCGGGAGAAGCGGCAGCATCGAAGCAGACCATGGACGTGATCCTGGACGTGGTGCGGCGCTACGATATCGACGGCGTGCACATCGACGACTATTTCTATCCATATCCGATCGAAGCGCCCGGTGTTGCCGGCAATGCTTCCGCCCTGGATGGCACCGGCAACGGAAAGGCCGGACCCAGGACGGAACTCGATTTTCCCGATACGCCGGCCTGGGAGCGCTACCTGCTCGCCGGCGGCAAGCTCGACCGCCCGTCCTGGCGCCGCGACAACGTCAACCGCCTGATCGAGGCGATGTACCAGGGCATCCACCGCGAAAAGAGCTGGGTGCGCTTCGGCATCAGCCCCTTCGGCCTGGGCCGCCCGGACCGCCGCCCGCCCGGCATCGTGGGATTCTCGCAATACGACAAGCTGTATGCCGACGCCGAACTGTGGCTGCAGAAGGGCTGGGTGGACTATTTCACGCCGCAGCTGTACTGGTCGATCGCGCCGGCGGCCCAGTCCTATCCGGTGCTGCTCGATTACTGGATCGGCCAGAACACCCAGGGACGCCACATGTGGCCGGGCCTGTTCACCAGCCGCGTCGGCGCGCCGGCGCCGACCAAGCAGTTCGAGCCGGAGGAAATCGTGCAGCAGATTGCCGCCACCCGCGCGCGTCCGCTGTCCACCGGCCATGTCCACTTCAGCATGGTCGCCTTGAGCCAGAACCGCAAGGGCATCAGCGACCGCTTGCGCGCCACCACGTATACCGGCCAGGCGCTGGTGCCGGCCACTCCCTGGCTCTTGAGCGAGCGCCCGGGCACGCCGCAGGTGGCGGCCATGCAGCGCCAGGATGGCGTAAAGCTCAAACTCAAGGCCGGCAAGGGGACCGCGCTGTACGCGATCTGGGCGCGCCACGGCGGCGAGTGGCGCTTCGCGGTGGTTCCGGCCACGCGCGTGGAATGGACCGTGCCGGACGACGCCCAGCTGGGCACGGCCAACCTGGTCTATGTCAGCGCGGTAGACCGCCTTGGCAACGAGGGCGCGCAGGTACAGGCCTGGCGCGCGCCGAACTGA